The following coding sequences lie in one Hyphobacterium sp. CCMP332 genomic window:
- a CDS encoding DUF418 domain-containing protein: MTDQQAAPIASGERITDLDVLRGFALFGVLLANIVGIVVWGYVTTEAQLEASPIRSFDRLIHLAVRIFVDDKANTLFAFLFGLGFYVQMTRLGERGAGFSGLYARRLVILMVIGLIHITFIWFWDILHLYAFLGFGLLLVRKASDRMILFGGIILAVFGRLGFSMIAELSGLYDNGAYDALWSDAAVLERQALSAAGDYRALVQDFWHVNQVDYFKGPIIGLAFYTFGRFLLGMWVGRKQWLHRADDFLPGFRNVLLIALPLGLGLEVLNQFGADIGLSGESVAGSFFGEFLHMVATPLIAAGYVSGLVLALRTGWGARLFGVLAPVGRMALTNYVMQSFIIGFTLFGIGPGLDLMSQATATSAMAIAVAGFTFQIIFSHFWLKAFHFGPLEWVWRALTYGTLPTMRRT; this comes from the coding sequence ATGACCGATCAGCAGGCCGCGCCGATTGCGTCCGGTGAACGCATTACCGATCTCGACGTCTTGCGGGGATTTGCGCTGTTTGGCGTGCTTCTGGCCAATATCGTCGGCATTGTGGTCTGGGGCTATGTGACCACCGAGGCCCAGCTGGAGGCGTCACCGATCCGCAGCTTCGACCGGCTGATACACCTCGCTGTCCGGATTTTCGTTGATGACAAGGCCAACACACTTTTCGCCTTCCTTTTCGGGCTGGGATTCTATGTCCAGATGACGCGCCTGGGTGAACGGGGTGCTGGCTTTTCCGGTCTGTATGCCCGGCGTCTGGTGATCCTGATGGTGATCGGCCTCATCCACATCACCTTCATCTGGTTCTGGGACATTCTCCACCTTTACGCCTTTCTGGGCTTCGGCCTGTTGCTGGTGCGCAAGGCCAGTGACCGGATGATCCTTTTCGGGGGCATCATCCTGGCGGTCTTTGGCCGGCTGGGATTCAGCATGATCGCTGAATTGTCCGGCCTGTATGACAACGGGGCATATGATGCGCTGTGGTCGGACGCCGCGGTTCTGGAACGTCAGGCGCTTTCTGCCGCCGGAGATTACCGGGCGCTGGTTCAGGACTTCTGGCACGTAAACCAGGTCGATTATTTCAAGGGGCCGATCATCGGTCTGGCGTTTTACACTTTTGGCCGCTTCCTGCTGGGTATGTGGGTCGGGCGAAAACAATGGCTGCACCGCGCCGATGATTTCCTGCCGGGCTTCCGGAACGTCCTGCTGATCGCCCTGCCCCTCGGCCTGGGGCTGGAAGTGCTCAACCAGTTCGGCGCGGATATCGGCCTGTCGGGCGAGAGTGTGGCGGGGTCGTTTTTCGGTGAATTCCTGCACATGGTCGCAACGCCCCTGATCGCGGCCGGCTATGTTTCGGGGCTTGTGCTCGCCCTGCGCACGGGATGGGGGGCAAGACTTTTCGGGGTACTGGCACCGGTCGGGCGCATGGCGCTGACCAATTACGTGATGCAGAGCTTCATCATCGGCTTTACCCTGTTCGGCATCGGGCCGGGTCTGGATCTGATGAGCCAGGCCACGGCGACATCCGCCATGGCGATCGCGGTTGCCGGTTTTACCTTCCAGATCATTTTCAGCCACTTCTGGCTCAAGGCGTTCCATTTCGGCCCGCTGGAATGGGTCTGGCGCGCCCTGACCTATGGAACTTTGCCCACGATGCGGCGGACCTAG
- a CDS encoding M1 family aminopeptidase — MLGKIASFEFRYQIMAPAFFWIFAIFFLFVFGAAASDQIQIGDSATVHANSPFAISLNILVFSLFGMIIPIVFLASGILRDRSFNTYELFYSTPVRERDYLLGRFLGGFAVTALVILSLPLGNLVGSLMPWVDPESIGPFRLEYYLYPYLVIGVANMFIIGMILFTIANLSRSLVITWVGLLGLFVFNVVGGFLDSQPEWRTFAALTDPFGGNALADVTRYWTAVEQNTRLIPMEGIFLQNRLIWIGVAIALFIFNVVIFSFRSGNARLGGKKIRRAETPFVPTEIELPKATPTPEKAAWAQFRARVGFEVKGVIFNIGFWVLLALGVLLVGVNVFLIAPVYGTPSYPLTRVMVFSMIGGFVLIPIVVIIYYASELIWRERSVRFSEIVDVSPTPSWVFMTAKLIGMMAVIGGLLMVAVLITIASQLIRGYTHLELDQYAMRTLVDLAIPLTFLSMAAIFLQVVSNNKWVGIAAMGALFIVTAFVLPNIGLAHNLYLFPFVSINPYSDMNQYGHFLGIQLWFHLYWAAISLFLFLVAAVMFNRGALAPIWQRLRSLPGAFNAPTAGLAAAALLVAIGSGSWIYYNTVVLNDYTTGPQVERQTAEFEREWRDQLEGLPQPTITDVEYTVDIYNAERRYTASGTNTLVNHTDEAIPVVWVSYGSADVLEQSLEGASAELRSELVNLYAFELETPMQPGETRTLSFEVEVANPGFRNSGNVSSVNFNGTFFNNGEFAPSIGFNRGFLLQDPAVRRRQDLPPIDRAFALEDEEHWDENYIRQDSDYVTFRTLVSTDEGQTVVAPGYLQRDWVEDGRHYFEYVMEDRSLNFFNWMSAEYALLEEEEDGINYQVFYHPAHDWNIERMMQGAQDSLAYMSEHISPYQYRQYRMLEFPAYASFAQSFPNTIAYSEAIGFTADLRDEDNIDYVYYVTAHEAAHQWWAHQIMGPNVQGGSMLVETFAQYSALMVMREEYGDDHMRRFLKYELDSYLSARGNETREELPLYRVENQQHIHYRKGAVIMYALQDYIGEDTVNRALSRLVDEFQYQSDPYPTTLDFLRILREEAGPEHERIIHDFFERIMIFDLSIDTGTAERRELEDGRWETVFTVNARLYEADGEGNETEEPIDYDIDVGLFMRSPDTVNEGTDHILYFERHRINQAETTLSIITDEEPAWVGIDPYNKLIDRNSDDNIIQPPRASDDTDDEETGAAEGEEAETASLITE, encoded by the coding sequence ATGCTCGGTAAAATCGCCAGCTTCGAATTCCGATATCAGATCATGGCTCCGGCCTTTTTCTGGATTTTTGCCATATTCTTCCTGTTCGTGTTCGGTGCCGCCGCCTCGGATCAGATACAGATCGGCGACAGTGCAACGGTTCACGCCAATTCACCGTTCGCGATTTCGCTGAACATTCTGGTATTTTCGCTGTTCGGAATGATCATCCCGATTGTCTTTCTGGCGAGCGGTATATTGCGCGACCGCAGCTTCAACACCTATGAGCTGTTCTATTCAACGCCGGTGCGCGAACGCGATTACCTGCTGGGCCGTTTTCTCGGCGGCTTTGCCGTCACCGCGCTGGTCATCCTCAGCCTCCCCCTCGGAAACCTCGTCGGATCCCTGATGCCCTGGGTAGACCCGGAATCCATCGGCCCCTTCCGCCTGGAATATTACCTTTACCCTTACCTGGTGATCGGCGTCGCGAACATGTTCATCATTGGCATGATCCTGTTCACGATCGCCAATCTGAGCCGGTCTCTGGTCATCACCTGGGTGGGACTGCTGGGCCTGTTCGTATTCAATGTTGTCGGCGGATTTCTCGATTCCCAGCCTGAATGGCGGACGTTCGCCGCTTTGACCGATCCGTTTGGCGGCAATGCGCTGGCCGATGTCACGCGCTACTGGACGGCTGTCGAACAGAATACGCGCCTGATCCCCATGGAAGGCATATTCCTGCAGAACCGCCTCATCTGGATAGGCGTGGCCATCGCGCTTTTCATTTTCAACGTTGTGATTTTCTCCTTCCGCAGCGGCAATGCCCGGCTTGGCGGAAAGAAGATACGCCGCGCGGAAACGCCTTTTGTGCCGACGGAAATCGAACTGCCCAAAGCCACACCGACGCCCGAAAAGGCGGCCTGGGCCCAGTTCCGGGCGCGTGTGGGCTTCGAAGTCAAAGGCGTGATCTTCAATATCGGCTTCTGGGTTCTGTTGGCTCTGGGCGTTCTGCTCGTCGGTGTGAATGTCTTCCTGATCGCGCCGGTTTACGGCACCCCCAGCTATCCGCTCACCCGCGTTATGGTGTTCAGCATGATCGGCGGCTTTGTGCTGATCCCCATTGTCGTCATCATCTATTACGCTTCGGAACTGATCTGGCGGGAACGGTCCGTCCGCTTCTCGGAAATCGTCGATGTCTCACCCACACCCAGCTGGGTGTTCATGACCGCCAAACTGATCGGCATGATGGCTGTGATCGGCGGCCTTCTGATGGTTGCAGTGCTGATCACGATCGCCTCCCAGCTGATCCGCGGCTACACCCATCTGGAACTGGACCAGTATGCCATGAGAACCCTTGTGGATCTGGCCATTCCGCTGACCTTCCTGTCGATGGCCGCGATCTTCCTGCAGGTGGTCAGCAACAACAAATGGGTCGGCATCGCCGCCATGGGCGCGCTCTTCATTGTCACCGCCTTTGTGCTGCCCAATATCGGGCTCGCCCATAATCTCTACCTCTTCCCCTTCGTGTCGATAAATCCCTATTCCGACATGAATCAGTATGGCCATTTCCTTGGCATTCAGTTGTGGTTCCACCTCTACTGGGCGGCCATTTCCCTTTTCCTGTTTCTTGTTGCGGCCGTCATGTTCAATCGCGGAGCACTGGCACCGATATGGCAGCGCTTGCGGTCCTTGCCCGGCGCTTTCAACGCGCCCACTGCAGGCCTTGCCGCCGCCGCGCTTCTGGTGGCCATCGGTTCGGGAAGCTGGATCTACTACAACACGGTTGTCCTGAACGATTATACGACCGGCCCGCAGGTCGAGCGTCAGACCGCCGAATTCGAGCGCGAATGGCGCGACCAGTTGGAAGGCCTGCCCCAGCCGACCATCACGGATGTTGAATACACCGTCGATATCTATAATGCCGAGCGCCGCTATACCGCCTCGGGAACCAACACGCTGGTCAATCACACCGATGAGGCAATCCCGGTTGTCTGGGTGTCTTACGGCTCGGCTGATGTGCTCGAACAATCGCTGGAAGGCGCATCCGCCGAATTGCGCAGCGAGCTGGTCAATCTCTATGCTTTCGAACTTGAAACACCGATGCAGCCGGGCGAGACGCGGACATTGAGTTTCGAGGTCGAAGTCGCCAATCCGGGCTTCCGCAATTCCGGAAATGTCAGCTCGGTCAATTTCAACGGCACCTTCTTCAACAATGGAGAATTCGCACCGTCCATTGGTTTCAATCGCGGCTTCCTCCTGCAGGATCCGGCGGTGCGCCGCCGGCAGGATCTGCCGCCGATCGACCGGGCCTTTGCGCTCGAGGACGAAGAGCATTGGGACGAAAACTATATCCGTCAGGATTCCGATTACGTCACCTTCCGCACACTCGTTTCGACCGATGAAGGCCAGACAGTTGTCGCGCCCGGCTATCTCCAGCGCGACTGGGTCGAGGACGGCCGGCATTATTTCGAATACGTGATGGAGGATCGCAGCCTCAACTTCTTCAACTGGATGTCCGCCGAATATGCGCTGCTGGAAGAGGAAGAGGACGGCATCAATTACCAGGTCTTCTACCACCCGGCGCATGACTGGAATATCGAGCGCATGATGCAGGGCGCGCAGGATTCGCTCGCCTATATGAGCGAACACATCAGCCCCTATCAGTACCGGCAATACCGCATGCTGGAATTCCCGGCCTATGCCAGCTTCGCCCAGTCCTTCCCGAACACGATCGCCTATTCCGAGGCAATCGGCTTTACCGCCGACCTGCGCGATGAAGACAATATCGACTATGTCTATTACGTCACCGCGCACGAAGCTGCGCACCAGTGGTGGGCCCACCAGATCATGGGCCCCAACGTTCAGGGCGGCTCCATGCTGGTGGAGACTTTCGCGCAGTATTCGGCGCTCATGGTCATGCGGGAGGAATATGGCGACGACCATATGCGCCGGTTCCTGAAATACGAGCTCGACAGTTATCTCTCGGCGCGCGGCAATGAAACCCGCGAGGAATTGCCGCTTTACCGCGTGGAGAACCAGCAGCACATCCATTACCGCAAGGGCGCGGTCATCATGTATGCGCTGCAGGACTATATCGGCGAGGACACGGTCAATCGCGCCCTGTCACGTCTGGTCGACGAGTTCCAGTATCAGTCCGACCCCTATCCGACGACGCTGGATTTCCTGCGCATCCTGCGCGAGGAAGCCGGTCCGGAGCATGAGCGGATCATCCACGATTTCTTCGAGCGCATCATGATCTTCGACCTGTCCATCGATACGGGTACGGCCGAACGCCGCGAGCTGGAGGACGGGCGCTGGGAGACGGTTTTCACCGTGAATGCGCGCCTCTACGAAGCGGATGGCGAAGGTAATGAGACCGAAGAACCGATCGATTATGATATAGATGTCGGCCTCTTCATGCGCAGTCCGGACACCGTCAATGAGGGCACGGACCATATCCTCTATTTCGAGCGTCACCGGATCAATCAGGCCGAAACGACACTCTCCATCATCACCGATGAAGAGCCCGCCTGGGTGGGGATTGATCCCTATAACAAGCTGATTGACCGCAATTCCGACGACAACATCATCCAGCCACCTCGCGCCAGTGATGATACGGACGATGAAGAGACCGGAGCAGCGGAAGGCGAAGAGGCGGAGACCGCTTCCCTGATCACGGAATAG
- a CDS encoding ABC transporter ATP-binding protein has product MLEIRNLSKTYGNGVRALDDVSLTIPKGMYGLLGPNGAGKSSLMRTIATLQNADKGSIEFNGIDVLKDPAKLRAQLGYLPQDFGVYPRMSARAMLDHLAILKGISDNKDRKRVVEGLLEQTNLAKVAKKAVASYSGGMRQRFGIAQALIGDPQLIIVDEPTAGLDPEERNRFHNLLSEIGENVVVILSTHIVEDVADLCPQMAILNQGRIVAEGAPADLIAKLEGKVWRKRIAKAALPEHRARYNVISTRLTQGEVLIHVEADSKPDDGFDAIAPDLEDVYFSTITAGQTATEAA; this is encoded by the coding sequence ATGTTGGAAATCAGGAATCTTTCGAAAACCTATGGCAATGGTGTGCGCGCGCTGGATGATGTCTCGCTGACCATTCCCAAGGGCATGTATGGTCTGCTCGGGCCCAATGGTGCCGGCAAATCCTCATTGATGCGCACCATCGCCACCCTGCAGAATGCCGACAAGGGCTCGATCGAATTCAACGGGATTGATGTTCTGAAAGATCCCGCAAAGCTGCGCGCCCAGCTCGGTTATCTGCCGCAGGATTTCGGTGTCTACCCGCGCATGTCGGCCCGCGCCATGCTGGATCACCTCGCTATCCTGAAGGGCATTTCCGACAATAAGGACCGCAAGCGCGTGGTCGAGGGCCTGCTCGAGCAGACCAATCTTGCCAAGGTCGCCAAGAAAGCCGTCGCTTCCTATTCCGGCGGCATGCGCCAGCGTTTCGGCATCGCCCAGGCACTGATCGGTGATCCCCAGCTCATCATCGTGGATGAGCCGACCGCTGGTCTCGACCCGGAAGAACGCAACCGCTTCCACAATCTGTTGTCCGAAATCGGCGAGAATGTCGTGGTCATCCTCTCTACCCACATTGTCGAAGATGTCGCCGATCTCTGCCCGCAAATGGCGATTCTCAATCAGGGCCGGATTGTCGCCGAAGGTGCCCCGGCCGACCTGATCGCGAAACTGGAAGGCAAGGTCTGGCGCAAGCGCATTGCAAAAGCGGCCCTGCCGGAACACCGCGCCCGCTACAATGTCATCTCCACCCGTCTCACCCAGGGCGAGGTGTTGATCCACGTCGAGGCCGACAGCAAGCCGGATGACGGCTTCGATGCGATCGCGCCGGATCTCGAGGACGTCTACTTCTCCACCATCACTGCGGGCCAGACGGCCACGGAAGCGGCCTAG
- a CDS encoding amidohydrolase family protein, whose product MFRTIAALTASALAFSLAYAQEADTGADSEDDGPWDVAAPPMPTRFIPIRVDEGTWLSLDVSPDGQTIAFDLLGDIYTMPITGGPATNIASGLPWEIQPRFSPDGSMIAFTSDRAGGDNIWIMNTDGSNRRQVTNESFRLLNNPTWHPSGDFIAARKHYTTSRSAGAGEIWMYHISGGSGVQLVERPSEAFQKELGEPIFSPDGSYVYYTQNITSGSTFIYAQDSNTDLFNILRYELETGEITTAVSGAGGSVRPAPSPDGNFMAFVRRDRLQSQLWVKDLRSGEERMIYDDLDRDNQETWGVYGMYPNMDWMPDGNSIVFWSGGHINRINVASGESQIIPFEIDDSREVIDPPRPQTDVAPATFETRMPRFANVSPDGSQVVFETLGRLYIANTSGGDPRPLTGNDGSYRELFPSWSRDGRSIVFATWDDEDLGSIRTVNTNGRSERTVTSEPGHYRRPVFSPDGRAIVFEKGSGGYLTAREWSETTGIFAVPASGGEMRRITDSGSEPQFGASNSRLFLTSFEGGQNRLVSVDMNGQDQRVHAQSDMIADYRVSPDGRYLAFRENYDAYVMPMPPGPQEVSAGMSASALPVVEVSLNGATYLSWSGGSDSLHWTMGPVLYSAAINDVIPHGPAAEDEERESFSPPETGRSLAITVTTDVPTSVVALTGARIVTMSDEDGGIIENGVVVVEGNRIVAVGSADEVEIPGGAQTVDVTGRTIIPGLIDAHAHGPQGTDGIIPEENWSTLAHLAFGVTTIFDPSSSASHIFVAGEYQRAGLQLQPRTYSTGEVVYGARAPGFFARIDDASDADEHVFRLAAQGAHGIKNYNQPRRDQRQQVVQASHEAGVIVVAEGGSNYHMDMSLVADGNTSLEHNLPVEMIYEDVLQMYSQTQVAYNPTITVTYGGLAGDPYWRSRMNIWEHPILSRHAPPTYLNGSIRRPWAPEHDYVDDDSAVTALMLADRGVLMAIGAHGQQEGLAAHWEMWSLGRGGATPIQALRAATIDPAIHLGFDADLGSIETGKLADLVILEGDILADIENSDEIDMIMLNGRLYDAETMNETVTGDRVRGAYFWE is encoded by the coding sequence ATGTTCCGCACAATTGCTGCGCTGACCGCAAGCGCGCTCGCTTTTTCCCTTGCCTATGCGCAAGAGGCTGATACCGGCGCCGATTCTGAAGACGACGGTCCATGGGACGTCGCCGCACCGCCCATGCCGACCCGCTTTATCCCGATCCGTGTCGATGAAGGCACCTGGCTGAGCCTCGATGTCAGCCCCGATGGCCAGACCATCGCCTTTGACCTTCTCGGTGATATTTACACCATGCCGATTACCGGCGGTCCGGCGACAAATATTGCCTCCGGCCTGCCCTGGGAAATCCAGCCGCGGTTTTCGCCTGATGGCTCCATGATCGCTTTCACCTCCGACCGTGCGGGGGGCGACAATATCTGGATCATGAACACCGATGGCTCCAACCGGCGTCAGGTGACGAATGAGAGCTTCCGGCTTCTGAACAATCCGACCTGGCATCCGTCCGGCGACTTCATCGCGGCGCGCAAGCATTACACCACGTCGCGCTCTGCCGGGGCCGGTGAAATCTGGATGTATCATATCTCTGGCGGCAGCGGCGTTCAGCTGGTCGAGCGCCCGAGTGAAGCCTTCCAGAAGGAGCTGGGCGAGCCGATCTTCTCGCCGGATGGCAGCTATGTGTATTACACGCAGAACATCACCTCCGGCAGCACCTTCATCTATGCTCAGGACTCCAATACCGACCTGTTCAACATCCTCCGCTACGAGCTGGAAACCGGTGAAATCACCACGGCGGTTTCGGGCGCAGGCGGCTCCGTCCGTCCAGCGCCGTCACCGGATGGCAATTTCATGGCCTTTGTCCGCCGTGACCGCCTGCAATCCCAGCTCTGGGTGAAGGATTTGCGGTCGGGCGAAGAGCGCATGATCTATGACGATCTCGACCGGGACAATCAGGAGACATGGGGCGTTTACGGCATGTATCCGAACATGGACTGGATGCCGGATGGCAATTCCATCGTCTTCTGGTCGGGTGGGCATATCAACCGCATCAATGTCGCGTCGGGAGAATCGCAGATCATTCCGTTCGAGATTGATGACAGCCGCGAAGTCATTGATCCGCCGCGTCCGCAGACAGATGTGGCCCCGGCGACGTTTGAAACCCGCATGCCGCGTTTCGCCAATGTCTCGCCGGATGGTTCGCAGGTCGTGTTTGAAACGCTCGGCCGCCTCTATATTGCCAATACATCGGGTGGCGATCCGCGCCCGCTGACCGGCAATGACGGCAGTTACCGTGAACTCTTTCCGTCCTGGTCGCGGGATGGCCGCTCCATCGTCTTTGCTACCTGGGATGATGAGGATCTCGGTTCGATCCGTACCGTCAACACCAATGGCCGCAGCGAACGTACGGTGACATCCGAACCGGGCCATTATCGACGCCCGGTCTTTTCGCCGGATGGCCGCGCCATTGTCTTTGAAAAAGGCTCGGGCGGCTACCTGACGGCGCGCGAATGGTCGGAAACGACCGGTATCTTTGCCGTCCCCGCATCCGGCGGCGAGATGCGCCGCATCACCGATAGCGGTTCCGAACCGCAATTTGGCGCATCGAATTCCCGCCTTTTCCTGACATCGTTTGAAGGCGGCCAAAATCGTCTGGTCAGCGTCGACATGAATGGTCAGGACCAGCGCGTTCATGCCCAGTCCGACATGATCGCCGACTACCGTGTGTCCCCTGACGGCCGTTATCTTGCTTTCCGGGAAAATTACGACGCCTATGTCATGCCCATGCCGCCGGGGCCACAGGAAGTCTCTGCCGGCATGTCCGCGTCAGCGCTGCCCGTTGTGGAAGTCTCGCTCAACGGCGCCACCTATCTCTCCTGGTCGGGCGGCAGCGACAGCCTGCACTGGACAATGGGGCCGGTTCTGTATTCCGCAGCGATCAACGATGTCATTCCGCATGGCCCGGCCGCCGAAGATGAAGAGCGCGAGTCCTTCTCTCCGCCGGAAACCGGACGCTCACTGGCGATCACGGTGACGACCGACGTGCCCACCAGCGTCGTCGCTCTGACCGGCGCCCGTATCGTCACCATGTCGGATGAAGACGGCGGTATCATCGAGAATGGTGTTGTCGTCGTGGAGGGCAATCGCATTGTCGCGGTCGGATCTGCCGACGAGGTGGAAATTCCGGGCGGCGCGCAAACGGTCGATGTAACCGGTCGCACCATCATCCCGGGCCTCATCGATGCGCACGCGCATGGACCGCAGGGCACGGACGGCATTATTCCGGAGGAAAACTGGTCTACCCTGGCCCATCTGGCCTTCGGCGTTACGACCATCTTCGACCCGTCCAGCTCTGCCAGCCACATCTTCGTGGCCGGGGAATATCAGCGCGCCGGCCTGCAATTGCAGCCACGCACCTATTCCACCGGAGAGGTTGTCTATGGTGCCCGCGCACCCGGCTTCTTTGCCCGCATTGACGACGCCTCGGATGCCGATGAACACGTCTTCCGCCTCGCGGCCCAGGGGGCTCATGGCATCAAGAACTACAACCAGCCCCGCCGCGATCAGCGCCAGCAAGTGGTTCAGGCCTCGCACGAGGCGGGCGTCATCGTCGTCGCCGAAGGCGGCTCCAACTATCACATGGACATGTCACTGGTGGCCGATGGCAACACCTCGCTTGAGCACAACCTGCCGGTCGAGATGATTTACGAAGATGTGCTGCAAATGTATTCGCAGACACAAGTGGCCTACAATCCGACCATCACAGTGACGTATGGCGGTCTGGCCGGGGATCCCTACTGGCGCTCCCGTATGAATATCTGGGAACACCCGATCCTGTCACGGCATGCGCCGCCCACCTATCTGAATGGCTCGATCCGCCGTCCCTGGGCACCGGAGCATGACTATGTCGATGATGACAGTGCCGTAACCGCGCTGATGCTGGCGGATCGCGGTGTGCTCATGGCAATTGGCGCTCATGGTCAGCAGGAAGGCCTCGCCGCACACTGGGAGATGTGGTCGCTGGGCCGTGGCGGCGCGACGCCGATCCAGGCCTTGCGTGCGGCCACAATTGATCCGGCCATCCATCTCGGCTTCGACGCGGATCTGGGATCCATTGAAACCGGCAAGCTGGCCGACCTCGTTATTCTCGAGGGCGATATTCTCGCCGATATCGAGAACTCTGACGAGATCGACATGATCATGCTCAATGGCCGTCTCTATGATGCGGAAACCATGAACGAGACCGTCACCGGTGATCGTGTCCGGGGGGCGTACTTCTGGGAGTAG
- a CDS encoding Lrp/AsnC family transcriptional regulator: MKRLDRIDRKILMALQTDGRLTNQALADLVGLSPSPCLKRVRALEAARLIRTYFAEIDRKACGLSVTAFVRIRLKDHSPDTVATFERKIAAIDAVIECHLMSGGEDYLLEVVVSGHDGYERFMREELHPVPGIGAIETNFSISAIKHRSPCPIP; this comes from the coding sequence ATGAAACGCCTGGATCGTATTGACCGCAAAATCCTGATGGCCCTGCAAACGGATGGCCGGCTGACCAATCAGGCGCTGGCGGATCTGGTGGGGCTGTCGCCCTCACCCTGCCTGAAACGGGTGCGGGCGCTGGAAGCAGCGCGTCTGATCCGCACCTATTTCGCGGAAATCGACCGCAAGGCTTGCGGGCTTTCGGTGACCGCCTTCGTACGGATCCGGCTGAAGGATCATTCGCCTGACACAGTGGCCACGTTCGAGCGGAAAATCGCCGCCATCGACGCGGTGATCGAGTGTCATCTGATGTCCGGCGGCGAGGATTATCTGCTGGAAGTCGTGGTTTCCGGCCATGACGGCTATGAGCGCTTCATGCGCGAGGAGTTGCATCCTGTACCGGGCATTGGCGCGATCGAGACGAATTTCTCGATCAGCGCCATCAAGCACCGCTCGCCCTGCCCTATTCCGTGA
- a CDS encoding methionine gamma-lyase, translating into MDGSGQVKREKGFSTRAIHEGYHPADEGGALTPPVHFTSTFTFPDVESAGAAFSGEQPAHIYSRISNPTVDLLERRMASLEGAEAAVAFASGMGAITAVFWSLVEPGDEILVDKTLYGCTYAFFNHGLAKFGVRVSHVDMTDEVALETALKSRPKIVYFETPANPNMRIIDIRRTATLAGAAGARVIVDNTYASPCLTQPIALGADMVVHSATKYLGGHGDLIGGLACGTQEIMDQVRFYGLKDMTGAALAPFNAMLILRGLKTLGLRMREHSASAGIVARFLEARPEVANVAWPGLESFPQYELAARQMQLPGGMIAFELKAGKDAAITFMNRLNMIQRAVSLGDAESLIQHPASMTHSTYTPEEQAEHAITPGLIRLSVGLEDVEDILADIAQALST; encoded by the coding sequence ATGGACGGTTCAGGTCAGGTCAAGCGCGAAAAAGGGTTTTCGACCCGCGCGATCCACGAGGGCTATCATCCCGCGGATGAAGGCGGCGCGCTCACCCCGCCCGTGCATTTCACCTCCACCTTTACCTTCCCCGATGTCGAATCCGCCGGTGCCGCCTTCTCCGGCGAACAGCCGGCGCATATCTATTCGCGGATTTCCAATCCCACAGTGGATCTGCTCGAACGGCGTATGGCGTCACTGGAAGGCGCGGAAGCGGCTGTCGCCTTTGCCTCGGGCATGGGTGCCATCACGGCGGTCTTCTGGAGCCTCGTCGAGCCGGGCGATGAAATCCTCGTCGACAAGACGCTTTATGGCTGCACCTACGCCTTCTTCAATCACGGCCTCGCCAAATTCGGCGTGCGCGTCAGCCATGTTGACATGACGGATGAGGTGGCGCTCGAAACGGCGCTGAAAAGCCGTCCGAAGATTGTCTATTTCGAGACCCCGGCCAATCCGAACATGCGCATCATCGATATTCGCCGGACCGCCACGTTGGCCGGTGCGGCCGGTGCGCGGGTCATCGTCGACAACACCTATGCCAGCCCCTGTCTGACGCAGCCGATTGCGCTGGGTGCGGACATGGTTGTGCACTCGGCGACAAAATATCTGGGCGGACATGGCGATCTGATTGGCGGTCTGGCCTGCGGGACGCAGGAGATCATGGATCAGGTCCGCTTTTACGGACTGAAGGACATGACCGGGGCCGCGCTGGCTCCCTTCAATGCCATGCTCATCCTGCGCGGCCTGAAGACGCTGGGCCTACGTATGCGCGAACACTCGGCCAGCGCCGGAATTGTGGCACGCTTTCTGGAAGCCCGCCCGGAGGTTGCCAATGTCGCCTGGCCCGGACTCGAAAGTTTCCCGCAATACGAGCTCGCCGCACGCCAGATGCAGTTGCCGGGCGGTATGATCGCGTTCGAGCTGAAGGCGGGAAAAGACGCGGCGATCACCTTCATGAACCGGTTGAACATGATCCAGCGCGCGGTCAGCCTGGGCGATGCCGAGAGCCTGATCCAGCATCCCGCCTCCATGACGCATTCGACCTATACGCCGGAAGAGCAGGCCGAACACGCAATCACACCGGGCCTGATCCGCCTGTCCGTCGGACTGGAAGACGTCGAGGACATTCTCGCCGACATCGCGCAGGCGCTATCTACCTGA